In Corynebacterium aquilae DSM 44791, the genomic stretch TGTCACCCAGCATGTCCTTGAAGAAGCGGTGCACTTCCTTCTTGTCGATGGTGACCACCGATTCGCCGTAGTCGCCCACGCCGTCGATGGAGACCACCGGGATGGTGGTGAAGGTGACGTTGCCGCCGGTGAGGTTTTTCATCTGGCTGGCCAAGCCGACGATGTCCCAGTCATCATCCAGCGTCAACGAACGCTGGGCCGCATCGGCCAAGTTATTCAGCTTGGTCGGGCTGGACAAGGTGTTGGAGGACAAGACCTTGTGCACCAGCGACGCCATAAACGCTTGCTGTCGCACAATACGGTCCAAATCGCCGCGGGGAAGGTCGTGGCGCTGGCGCACGAAGGACAACGCGTCGGGGCCGTCGAGGGTTTGGCGTCCCGCGGGGAAATTCGCGCCCGACAACGGCTCGTTGACCGGCTCGTTCAAGCACACCTCGACGCCACCCACAGCCTGCGTGAGCAGCACGAAGCCCAGCAAGCCCACCTCGGCGTAGTGATCCACCGTCACCCCAGACAACTGGGAAACAGCACTAATCAACGCCTTGCGACCGGCTTCCTTGGATTGCTGTTCAAGCTTTTCCTCATCGGTCACACCCGATGAGAACAGCTGCTCCTTTTTGGCGTTCTTATAGGCACCGTAGACACCGTTGATCTTCATGTTGCCCATGACGTCGTCATGAATGTAGGTGTCGCGGGGAATCGAAATCGCCGTCGCCGAGGAACCATCGTTCGGCACGCGAATCAGCATGATGGTGTCGGTATTTTCGTTTTCCTCATCACCGGCGCGCAGCATCGCGATTTCCTCCGGCGACAAGGGCTTGCCTTGTGCATCAGAACGCGAATCGATACCCACCAGGAGGATGTCCTGCGCGCCATCGGCAGCCTGCCAGGACTTGGTTCCTTTGCCGCCACCAAGGGAGAGGTTTCCAGCAGAATTCGACACCTTGCCACTGACCACGAAACCTGCGCCACTCAGCAGCAACACCACGGTCGAGAGTGCAGCAAGCAGCACCCGCAGACTCGGGTGGCCCGCCTGCGCGCTCGTGCGGGGTGCAGGCGGCGGGGCAACCTCACGAGGATTGCGGATATTCCGATTCGTCACGGTGGAAGAGCTCTCCAATAAAAATGCGGATTTAAGGCGTGAGTTTATTTCAGGCAGTACAAACAGGCCTGCCCGCAGTAATGCGGACACACGCCGACACCACAGCATAAAACACCTTCGCCCCAGTCCCTAGAGTTCACGCGCATTTGGGAGACATCCGGCAGGAAACTAACAGCCACGCTTCCACCGTCTGCGGGCCACGAAACGACTTCCACCAAACATCCCGACACCATCCAATGGTGGATCAGTTGGCAGAAGCGGCGACCACGGCCGCAAGCCCGTGCCGGTTAAGCCAGGAGTTTTTGCGCAACCAAGCCCTTTACTGGTGTGATTCAGCGCACCTACTATGGGTGTGCGGCCCTGCCAGAAGTGACCTCGTCGCAAGTGGGCAACCATGACCCGGCGCAACGCACCAGCTGGCCGCCACGCCATCCAGCCCGGTCGCACCCAAACAACTCGAAGCACCCGGAACAGGATAAAAGTCATGAGTTTTCCGCACAGCAAGTGGTATCGATCAAAAAACAATTCACTCATCGCAGGAGTGTGCGCCGGGGTGGCCGAAGTATACGGAACCACTGCCGAAACCGTCAGGATCATCTACGTCATCGCGGCGCTGTGTGGCGTGCCCATGGTGCTTGTCTACCTATTGCAGTGGATGTTGTATCCAACCCGGCCAGCAAAGGACTAAAACCCCAGCCGCCAATGCCCAACCTGGCCACGGCGCACACAAGAAAACGCCACGATCACCATGGGGTGCGAGACAGTTCACGCGCCATCGTGACTCTCGGCGATCCGGTGTGCAGCGGTGATGCAAGGGCCAAAAATCGCCGTGGACTACATTGAGAACACAACAACTGGCTCAAGCCATCACGGCTTGCCAAGCAACGACTGCGAAGCACAGCTATAAGACCGCCCACCACCTACAAACCGACAACGAGGAAACACCACCATGCGTCTAGTGATCACCGGCAAAAACGGCCAGCTCGGCTCCGCACTGCG encodes the following:
- a CDS encoding PspC domain-containing protein; protein product: MSFPHSKWYRSKNNSLIAGVCAGVAEVYGTTAETVRIIYVIAALCGVPMVLVYLLQWMLYPTRPAKD
- a CDS encoding LCP family protein, which translates into the protein MTNRNIRNPREVAPPPAPRTSAQAGHPSLRVLLAALSTVVLLLSGAGFVVSGKVSNSAGNLSLGGGKGTKSWQAADGAQDILLVGIDSRSDAQGKPLSPEEIAMLRAGDEENENTDTIMLIRVPNDGSSATAISIPRDTYIHDDVMGNMKINGVYGAYKNAKKEQLFSSGVTDEEKLEQQSKEAGRKALISAVSQLSGVTVDHYAEVGLLGFVLLTQAVGGVEVCLNEPVNEPLSGANFPAGRQTLDGPDALSFVRQRHDLPRGDLDRIVRQQAFMASLVHKVLSSNTLSSPTKLNNLADAAQRSLTLDDDWDIVGLASQMKNLTGGNVTFTTIPVVSIDGVGDYGESVVTIDKKEVHRFFKDMLGDKDKPAAPSTSETPNQDHKLVSDADVIVLNASQITGLASRAASGLHQEGYKITEVGNAPDGLYTYSQIVASSENDPDAKALATKLGGLPITTSPSLEPGEITVVVSSDYNGPVSDEPFDPDNPEAEPSTSEEPTTSEEPADIVGQPGEAIDPDSTPVIDAGGDGPRCVN